AAACACACGGCGGCGCAGGCGGCCACGTTCAGCGACTCGATCTGGCCCAGGTGCGGGATCACCACCTGGTGCGTGGCCAGGGCCAGCAGGTCGTCGGCCACGCCCTGCCCCTCATGCCCCATCAGCCACGCCACCGGCTGGCGCAGGTCGATGTCGTAAAGGCGCTGCGTGGCGTAGCCGCTGGTAGCCAGCACCGCCACCTTCGACGCCTTCACCAGTTCGGCCAGGTCGACGTTCTCGAAAATCTCCAGCACGAAGTGGGCGCCCATGGCCGCGCGCAGCACCTTGGGCGACCAGCAGAACGCCGTGCCGGCACTGCAGTACACCTGGCGGATTCCGGCCGCCGCGGCGCTGCGCAGGATCGAGCCGACGTTGCCGGGATCCTGCAGGTTGTCGAGCAGGACCGCCGACTGGCTCAGGGCGCCGTCGATGGCGCGCACCGGGGTATCGACCAGGAACATCAGGCCGACGCCGTGTTCCACCTGGGTCACCGCGTTGTAGAGCGCGTCCGGCAGCGCGGTGACGTGGGCGTGCAGTTCCTCGCAGCGCCGAACGATGGCTTCCACCTCGGGGTTGTGCAGGGCGCCTTCGCTGACGATGCACTGGGGCGGCGCGCCGCGCAGCTCCAGCCAGGCCTGGCACAGGTGCACGCCGTCGAGCAGCGTGCGCCCCGCCTTGCGGCGCGCCTGCGAACTGGTCGCCAGGTGCTTCAGTTCCTTGTACAGCGGGTTGTCGCGCGAGGTGATGTGCTTCACGCCTCATCCTCCAGGCTGAAGTCGAGCGGCAGCGTTTCGAACCGGATCTCGCCGGCCAGCGCGGCGCGCACCGGCGCGAACGAGCGGCGGTGCACCGGGCAGGCGCCGTGCTCGCGCAGGCGCTCCATGTGCATCCTGGTGCTGTAGCCCTTGTGCTGGTCGAAGCCGTACTGCGGATACTGCTCGTGCAGGACCACCAGCGCGGCGTCGCGCGCGGTCTTGGCGAGGATGGACGCGGCCGAAATCGCGTGCACCTTGTCGTCGCCTTCGACGATCGGATGGCAGCGCACCGCCATGACGGGGCTGCGGTTGCCGTCGATCAGGGCGATGGTCGGCGCCGTGTGCAGCGCTTCGACCGCCCGCTTCATCGCAAGCATGGTGGCGTTGAGGATGTTGATGGCGTCGATCTCTTCGTGCGAACACTCGGCGATCGCCCAGGCCAGCGCGTACTCCTTGATCTGCGGCGCCAGCTCGCCGCGCCGCTCGGCGGTCAGCTTCTTCGAGTCGCGCAGCCCTTCGATCGGGCGGCGCGGGTCGAGGATCACGGCGGCGGCGAACACCGGGCCGGCCAGCGGGCCGCGCCCCGCCTCGTCCACGCCGCAGACAACATCCTCGAGCGTGAACGGGTACTCGGACTTCTTCAGGCCCGGATAAAAATTGATTTTTCGTTTCGTCATGATGAATGTGGTGCCTCGATGATGCGCATGACGGCGGCAGCGCTTTCCTGCGCGCTGTTGCGCAGCAGGCTGTGATGCATGTCGGTGAAGCGCTGCACCAGCCGCAGGCGGCCGGGCGCGTCGTTCAGTTGCTGCCATACCGCGTCGGCCAGCGCCTGCGGCGTGGCGGCGTTCTGCAGCAGTTCGGGCACGAGAAACTCGCGCGCCAGTATGTTCGGCAGGCCGATCCAGGGCTGGTAGCCCATGTGGCGCATGATCTGCCAGGACGCCGCCATCACCTTGTAGGCGAT
This window of the Massilia sp. R2A-15 genome carries:
- a CDS encoding RNA methyltransferase, with protein sequence MKHITSRDNPLYKELKHLATSSQARRKAGRTLLDGVHLCQAWLELRGAPPQCIVSEGALHNPEVEAIVRRCEELHAHVTALPDALYNAVTQVEHGVGLMFLVDTPVRAIDGALSQSAVLLDNLQDPGNVGSILRSAAAAGIRQVYCSAGTAFCWSPKVLRAAMGAHFVLEIFENVDLAELVKASKVAVLATSGYATQRLYDIDLRQPVAWLMGHEGQGVADDLLALATHQVVIPHLGQIESLNVAACAAVCFFEQLRQNQA
- the rnhB gene encoding ribonuclease HII codes for the protein MTKRKINFYPGLKKSEYPFTLEDVVCGVDEAGRGPLAGPVFAAAVILDPRRPIEGLRDSKKLTAERRGELAPQIKEYALAWAIAECSHEEIDAINILNATMLAMKRAVEALHTAPTIALIDGNRSPVMAVRCHPIVEGDDKVHAISAASILAKTARDAALVVLHEQYPQYGFDQHKGYSTRMHMERLREHGACPVHRRSFAPVRAALAGEIRFETLPLDFSLEDEA